In Juglans regia cultivar Chandler chromosome 13, Walnut 2.0, whole genome shotgun sequence, the following proteins share a genomic window:
- the LOC108997335 gene encoding UPF0481 protein At3g47200-like codes for MGDSKWVIDVNDGVKQMGDTSKMRQQWEKHSIYEVPASVKDLNKKAYMPQTVSFGPYHHGEAHLKRMEEHKHRALLHFLRRCGKPVESCLDALDKVVQDLKDSYEPLDPKWADDTAGFLKMMTLDGCFMLEILRASVDESNDYDSKDPIFSKHGKLYIMPHIRRDMLMLENQIPMRVLEQLLEVEKGSNVINNPVKDTESVNQLILKSWFPKPHYSEMGDCLHVLDVYRRNLLQQKGNRKKKHKGRPLGQDMKPSGDEIIRSATELNEAGIRFKVNKNASLKDITFAGGVLRLPLIVVDDATESIFLNLIAFERFHVGAGNEITSYIFFMDNIIDNAMDVALLHSSGIIQNAIGSDKAVAKLFNSLSKDITLDPESSLDVVHKMVSEYCKKRLNRWRANLIHTYFRNPWAILSLIAAIFLFALTIVQTVYTILGVK; via the exons ATGGGAGATTCGAAATGGGTCATAGACGTCAATGATGGAGTAAAACAAATGGGAGATACTTCAAAGATGAGACAACAGTGGGAAAAGCATTCAATCTATGAAGTACCTGCAAGCGTTAAAGATCTAAACAAAAAGGCCTACATGCCGCAGACAGTCTCATTCGGTCCTTACCATCACGGGGAAGCACATTTAAAACGGATGGAGGAGCATAAGCACAGGGCATTGCTCCATTTCTTAAGGAGATGTGGAAAACCTGTTGAATCGTGCCTCGACGCTTTAGATAAGGTCGTGCAGGATTTGAAAGACTCGTACGAGCCGCTCGATCCCAAATGGGCAGACGACACAGCTGGATTCTTAAAAATGATGACTCTCGACGGATGCTTTATGCTGGAAATCCTTCGTGCCAGTGTAGATGAATCGAATGACTATGATTCCAAGGATCCAATATTCAGCAAACACGGGAAACTGTATATCATGCCCCATATCAGGCGCGACATGCTGATGCTTGAAAATCAGATCCCAATGCGGGTTCTTGAACAACTGCTTGAAGTTGAGAAAGGCTCCAACGTCATTAATAATCCAGTGAAG GATACAGAGAGTGTCAATCAACTCATACTCAAGTCTTGGTTCCCCAAACCCCATTACTCAGAGATGGGCGACTGCCTGCACGTACTGGATGTTTATAGGAGGAACTTGCTTCAGCAAAAGGGAAACCGTAAAAAAAAGCATAAGGGGAGACCACTCGGACAGGACATGAAGCCAAGTGGTGATGAGATCATAAGATCTGCAACAGAGCTTAATGAAGCCGGAATCCGGTTCAAGGTAAACAAAAATGCGAGCCTCAAAGACATCACTTTCGCCGGCGGGGTGCTTAGGCTTCCACTCATCGTTGTGGACGATGCCACCGAGTCGATATTCCTGAACTTAATAGCCTTTGAGCGTTTCCACGTCGGGGCCGGCAACGAGATTACCTCCTATATCTTTTTCATGGACAACATCATCGACAATGCAATGGACGTTGCCCTTCTGCATTCGAGTGGCATCATACAGAATGCCATTGGAAGTGACAAAGCTGTCGCCAAGctcttcaactctctctctaagGATATAACGCTCGACCCAGAAAGTAGCCTCGATGTAGTGCATAAAATGGTTAGTGAGTACTGCAAGAAGCGCTTGAATAGGTGGCGGGCCAATCTCATTCATACATATTTCAGAAATCCATGGGCTATTCTCTCCCTTATTGCTGCCATCTTCTTGTTTGCGCTCACCATAGTACAGACCGTATACACAATACTAGGTGTCAAATGA